In the Kitasatospora terrestris genome, one interval contains:
- a CDS encoding helix-turn-helix transcriptional regulator, with translation MLAVLGLDSASERVYRAMLARPRDGVAALAARLGLSEEETRRSLEQLSELALIRPSHQHRGELRAVSPDVGMELLMARQQADLAAQQLRIEASRAAAAQLIAEYSDLRPADRSPGVEQLIGLDEIRDRMGGLARELRTEVMTFAPGGGHRPETIAAAKPHDRAVLERGVRMRTVYLDSVRNSQPTLEYVTWLAELGGEVRTAPELPTRMIIFDRTTALIPVSSEDTAAGAVVLTGNGTLTALCALFENVWAGAQPLGGTVRDRSGLSPQESAVVRLLAQGLTDDAISKRLAVSPRTARRMATELMERLEARSRFEFGVRAVQQGWLPSER, from the coding sequence GTGCTTGCCGTGCTCGGCCTCGATTCCGCGTCGGAGCGGGTCTACCGCGCGATGCTCGCCCGTCCGCGCGACGGCGTCGCCGCCCTCGCCGCCCGGCTGGGCCTCAGCGAGGAGGAGACCCGCCGCAGCCTGGAGCAGCTCAGCGAACTGGCCCTGATCCGGCCCTCGCACCAGCACCGGGGCGAGCTGCGGGCGGTCTCGCCGGACGTCGGCATGGAGCTGCTGATGGCCCGCCAGCAGGCCGACCTCGCCGCCCAGCAGCTGCGGATCGAGGCCTCCCGGGCGGCGGCCGCGCAGCTCATCGCCGAGTACTCCGATCTGCGTCCGGCCGACCGCAGCCCGGGCGTGGAGCAGCTGATCGGCCTGGACGAGATCCGCGACCGGATGGGCGGGCTGGCCCGCGAGCTGCGGACCGAGGTGATGACCTTCGCCCCGGGCGGCGGCCACCGGCCGGAGACCATCGCGGCGGCCAAGCCGCACGACCGGGCGGTGCTGGAGCGGGGCGTCCGGATGCGCACCGTCTACCTGGACAGCGTCCGCAACAGCCAGCCGACGCTGGAGTACGTGACCTGGCTGGCGGAGCTCGGCGGCGAGGTGCGGACCGCGCCGGAGCTGCCCACCCGGATGATCATCTTCGACCGGACCACCGCGCTGATCCCGGTCAGCAGCGAGGACACCGCGGCCGGCGCGGTGGTGCTGACCGGGAACGGGACGCTGACCGCGCTGTGCGCCCTGTTCGAGAACGTCTGGGCCGGCGCGCAGCCGCTCGGCGGCACGGTCCGCGACCGGAGCGGGCTCAGCCCGCAGGAGTCGGCGGTGGTCCGGCTGCTCGCGCAGGGTCTCACCGACGACGCCATCTCCAAGCGGCTCGCGGTCTCCCCGCGCACCGCCCGTCGGATGGCCACCGAGCTGATGGAACGCCTGGAGGCCCGCAGCCGCTTCGAGTTCGGCGTGCGGGCCGTCCAGCAGGGGTGGCTGCCGTCCGAGCGTTAG
- a CDS encoding MerR family transcriptional regulator — MDGYSVGQLAALAKVTVRTLHHYDGIGLLSPGARTASGYRRYTDADLDRLQQILFYRELGFPLEEIAAILDDPSVTPTEHLRRQHELIGDRIRHLQELAAAVERAMEARRTGMQLTPEEKFEVFGPDYQEGWEDEAEQRWGDTDAWKQSRRRTGGYGKADWQRIKDEMDELNARLVEALTAGVAPDSEQATALAEEHRLHITGHFYDCPPGMHRCLGEMYVADPRFTATYEKLAPGLARWLRDAIVANADRAERA, encoded by the coding sequence GTGGACGGGTACTCCGTGGGACAGCTGGCCGCGCTCGCCAAGGTGACCGTGCGCACGCTGCACCACTACGACGGGATCGGCCTGCTGTCGCCCGGTGCGCGCACCGCGTCCGGCTACCGCCGGTACACCGACGCGGACCTGGACCGGCTCCAGCAGATCCTGTTCTACCGGGAGCTCGGCTTCCCCCTCGAAGAGATCGCGGCCATCCTGGACGACCCCTCGGTCACCCCGACCGAGCACCTGCGCCGGCAGCACGAGCTGATCGGCGACCGGATCCGGCACCTCCAGGAGCTGGCCGCGGCCGTCGAACGAGCCATGGAAGCGAGGAGGACGGGCATGCAGCTGACGCCCGAGGAGAAGTTCGAGGTCTTCGGCCCCGACTACCAGGAGGGCTGGGAGGACGAGGCCGAGCAGCGCTGGGGCGACACCGACGCCTGGAAGCAGTCCCGGCGGCGCACCGGCGGCTACGGCAAGGCCGACTGGCAGCGCATCAAGGACGAGATGGACGAGCTCAACGCCCGCCTCGTCGAGGCGCTCACCGCGGGCGTCGCCCCCGACAGCGAGCAGGCGACGGCCCTCGCCGAGGAGCACCGCCTGCACATCACCGGGCACTTCTACGACTGCCCGCCCGGCATGCACCGCTGCCTCGGCGAGATGTACGTCGCCGACCCGCGGTTCACCGCCACCTACGAGAAGCTCGCCCCCGGCCTCGCCCGGTGGCTGCGCGACGCGATCGTCGCCAACGCCGACCGCGCCGAACGGGCCTGA